ACATGCTGCATGCTTCTGATACCATATGTGCTGCCTACTCTGCACTAAATGTACTGCATGACCCACTTCCTTAGGTTATTGTACTCATAAAAAAGTGGGGAATTGGTATGAAAATTCACGTTTACAGTTGGAATGCAGCATCCACCCTAAACTGCGTAAAGTTCAATAAATACACAGATTGAGATTCTATGAAACATTCTGCAATGCAAGACTCGCCAAGATCTGGCTTTCAGCTGAGGAGTCTTTCCAGACACACCAGCGAGAACTCAGCAGCACAGTGAAAAAGTAAACAGTCATTAATActcaagtgaaaacaaatgagcgAAAAAAGAGCTTGCCAGAATGTCCCTGCAGATCCCTCCCAGATCATGAATTGTGAGATTATCAAAACGTCTGTGCTGCAAAGTCTCACCAAGGTCAcagtttttaattaaaatggCGCTACTGTATGGAGACTCTGCCTTTAGAATATGCATGcgatctttttcattttcatttatttattatttttcgtGGATGTTGTGAGTCACATAAAAACCAACCAAGTTTCACGAGTCCAAAATGTCGACCAAAATTTGCGTTGCATCATAAAAATGAATGCAGATGTTTCATCCATGAAAGGCATGTGGTCTGGTGTGTTTAGGTCTGGTTGTAACCCTAGTTGTAATCACGGCTAGACTTTAAccatgactctctctctctttggaTCAAGGCTTCTGCAATTCCTGCTATTGGTGTTTTCAATTTTGAATTTCAAAATTTTCCATTTTCAGTGACCTAAAGCAGCTATGTGttatataagaatatttgctatAACAACAAACCgctatcttttagttatgagaaataaatctgtccgTCTGCATCACATGGAATGCACTACTTGAGTTCCGCAAGCAACGGACATCGGTCATGGTGATGTTTCTTAGGGGATTCTTCCGTGGAAACATActgaaaaccttcatgttcatCTCATCGACTCTCATCTAAGCCGTAGCGGTGCGCCACCGTTGTCTAcagcgctgtagaataataaagatgaaGGCACAGCGTTTTCCTCTctcgctttattacatcatgactgtcatgtTTTTCTGCGATCAGAGAGTGATCATCATTCACACGTTGATTTCCAGTTCACTGTGGACAGAGACGTCAGCGTCAGAAGCTATTCTTCTTCACTCAGTTCCAGGACAATcaccagggatgatgaaatgtggtgCCAGCTGCATGTCTCACCAGCTCAGAGCTGGTGAAGTAGAAGTAGCTGCAGAAAGTAGCAAATTTATTTAGCGCTTTCTAGACGGCCGAATTTGAACAACGGCGGAGTCAGAGGGCTACAACAGTTCAGATACCTTAGTAGTCACATCCATATCAATTGTTCACAATTAACTCACACAATACAAGACTGTCGCAATTGTACTTATTAATACTAGAAGTCCCTGACAGCAGTTATTTAGCCTTTCCACCATTAAAAAACTCAGAGATGGGTCGATGACCAGAAGGATTTTTTCTGCCAGTGGGTCCCATTTGTGAAAGCTTTTCTTGCTCCTTCTTCTACTCTACCTTTCGTTGCTCCACTGTCATGTTTATACATTCCATTCATGGTTGCCACAACAGGGAAAAATAATCCATGCTCTTGTTGATGAAGTCAGTGCCTGGAAGGCTGATATTTATAATGCACTTGGGGATCCACACTGCAGATTAGAAGGTAATAAAGTAGCCTAGCTGTGACCACTCATACTGCACAAGATTGTGTTGAAACCTAGCAGCTGGATTCTTGGCATTATGTAGTTACGTGAAGTTGTTCGCTATTCGCTAGTAAACAGAACACTTGAGTGCACTCATCCATATTTCCtgtgatgtttttgttacaGCAGGTTCCAGTTGTTGCTCAGCACTCTCAGCACACTGCATGGCAGGGAACGAATACACAGTCAGGACCAGCAAGGTCTTCTctaccagaaatcatgagcagatttatgacaaaagtcaatatttcacttttaaacaGCAAAGAAAACTTTGTTGGTCTACAAGTGTCAATAAACTTTTGAATTGAGTCATCATGCTGTGCAGACATTCTCAGGCATCATGGACcaggaacactccatcattctgctgTGACGGTGtatggtcaagttagaggcagaTCAGGGTtgaaaacaactggaagttCCGCATTTCACCAGCCTctttgctgcatgtgtgtgcatgaagaGGAGCATTGATGACTCCGATTTTTGACAAAAGTGAATATCCGCGCACTACAGAACAATCATTAAATTCATGCGACTGTGGTAAAATAAAtaggacaaaaaaatgtgtgctgTCAAAGATTAAACGATAACAAATGTGTCATAGTATTTAGTTTTATAAAATACACACATGTGATATTATGGCCATCTGTTTCTCTGCCTGCACCTTGTAAATTAAGCTCGCCCGTAGTGTGATGCAAGCGGAGATCAAAGGGGGACAGTCTTTTGAAATGCATGGTTCAAACTCATGCCAGATGGTTCTTTCATTATTCGCAGTTGCCGTCCATGTGGACTCAGTTATCCGAGGAGTACGGTACGCTGACTCTCCTGTGGAGCATTAGCACAGTGATAAAGCTGGCTTCATGACTGTCCCTACTCTGGTCCGCGTTTGCAAAAGTTACACCTTCGCTGTATGAATGAACACGAATGAGCGCGGATGCGGATTGTTTACTTTCTATGCAGGACCTCACACCGCCATGCTGTAGCTCTGCAGAGATCGTGGTTGTCAGTCAGCTCTATATGGGGACCCAGTGGAGGAAGACTTTGCCAATGCTGGAGTGAATGTCCATTGAATATCCATTGTGTAACTAACCAGAACTGTGTTCATCCTAATCAGACTGTGAAGCACTCATACTCAAACAGTACATAATATAAGTGGACTAAAATACTATAACAGTGTTTGTCCCTTATATTCCCTCTAGCTAGCCTAGTAGCTCAGCTAGTAAGGACCCAGTTCCTTTATCCTACGTTGCTACATATTaacatattaatattttatacTGTGACTTTCATTCAaatgtatattatttttttatttaataaacgCATGAAACAACACAGCAGGTCTGCATGGAAATGGAGGTTGCGGGTACCTCGATGCACCTGAGATATTGCAGTAAACATTTGTACGAGGAAATAATGAATTAGCCACACTTTTGTTCTGCcctcaagttacatttagaacagatacaaaacgtATCATTCATTTGCAATTAATAGCAAGTTAACTCTGTGGCTGTAATTTGTTagggcagtgtttttcaaccttttttaaccCACAGCACACTTGAAAAAAATCCCTGTCTCCAGAAAGATGAGGGCAATATCGCAAAAATAATAAGTATTTTGATTTTGTCActtgtcttttgcatgattttattgtcgTCTGGAGAGTTTCTTTGTTCTGCATTTCGTTTtaagccaacttttaaacagcAAGGAAAACTTTGTtagtctacgagtgtcaataaacgTTTGAATTGAGACATCATGCTAGTTGATAGCTCAGTTCAGTGCAGACATTCTCAGGCATCATGAACAAGGAACACTTATcattctgctgtgaaggtgtatggtcaagttagaggcagaTCAGTCATCAACTGGATGTTCTATGTGTCATCTTATATCAGTGGGACATTTGAGGTGTAACGGGATTTTCCACGATGCACGTAACACAgtacaccggttgaaaaacccCACCTTAGGGCAATGTGAAAATATGACTGTGACACCTACTGTAAATCATGTGATAGATGTCATTGATATTTGTTCTCTGCAAGGTACTGAAATGAACAAATACCTCAGCATCAAATGTCAAGTGACTGTGGCTCCATTCGGCTACCGCTTCAGAAAAAatagattatttattattattattattatgattattattattagctttTTTGAGGGGGTGTCGGTTTTTGCACTAAGGAGTGGATAAAGTCGTTCTTGTTAGGAACTCAAAATTAAGGGAAATCCGTAATGTGACTCCCCACAAGTCACGTAGATTTCTCAAAAATAACATATACCTTTGAGCAATTGTTTTTGAGGTGTTGAATTGAAACATCTTAAGACATGATATTACATTAGTTTTATTCCAGCGGGGGGATGAGCAGGCTTTTCCTGTCATTGAGGAAGTGATACATGGGAATGGAAGGAGGAGGGAGTAAGTGGGCGTCAGTGAGGGGGTGGGAGTTATACAAGCTGTGTACATGAGTGTGTACATCTTGGGCGCTGAACTCCTGCTTCTTTCTTTCAACTTGTGTCGACACCAGCAGACGAAGATGAACTCCCTGGTGAAGTGGGCTCTCATCTTGTTGGCCCTTTTCTCTGCAGTCCtgaacattgtcctcatttGCATCCACTCCCACAGGGCACCCAAATGCTCTACACAACGGATTCATCATCTGCAAGCCAAACACGACAACCGCAGCCAAGTGTTTGCGGATCTGACCCAGGAGGAGTACTTGCAGGTCCAGCGGTTCATGGTTGGACAAAAAGACCTGCAGATATCTGTAAGTCAGATCACTGAGCCGTCACagaactttttgtttttgatcgACCTCTCCTTGCCAAGGAAAGCAGAGGTCCTTGGGTACTTGGATAACAATCGAGCACCACCAGTGCGCGAGGCTACAGTTGTGGTTTTCCATGGATCCCAAGGCCACATTAAAGAGTACATAGTCGGACCACTCCCAAACCCAACCTACTACCGAGATGTAACCAAAGAGAGGTACAAAAAAGAGCTGCCCATCAATGCACGTACAGTCACTGTTGGAGAGTATGTGCTCTTGTTCAGCTTCTTGGAGAAAGAGGTCTTTTCCCAACTACCAAAGGTCATGAAGGAGAGTTTTGATGTGGACAAAGACAAGTCTCTGAATGCCTTTGAGCAAATGCCACGCGGTCTGCATTCTGGGGACAGGGAAACCTGGATTTCCTTTTTCAGAGATGTCACCGGCATGTACATAAACCCAGTGGGTTTTGAGGTTTTGGTCAATCACAGGAGTGTGAACGCATCCAATTGGCAGGTGAAACAGCTGCTTTACAATGGTCAGTACTTTGATAGTGTTGAGGAACTTAGGAGCAAATATGATGCAGGACTTGTCAAGAAAATAATCTACAAGCACTCGGATGACTACAGTTCTTTGAAACCCAGAATCAGGCCTGGACAACTCCCACCACAACAGTTTTACATTGAGGGCAGACGCTTCAGCATCAGTGGGAACCAGGTTCTTTACCTGGACTGGAGCTTTGCCTTTGGACTGAGCTCCCTCACCGGGATGCGGGTATTTGACGTTCGCTTCAAGGGAGAGAGGATTCTCTATGAATTGAGCATCCAGGAGGCTATGTCAGTGTATGGCTCTGTAACGCCGGGGATGATCCTCACCAAGTTTCTGGACTCCAGCATTGGAATCGGACGGTTTGCACATGAGTTGGTCCGTGGTGTGGACTGTCCCCATGAAGCAGCATTTGTGGACACATACCGCTACATCGATGTGCCTGTTCCAGTCCGATATAAAAATTCAATCTGCATTTTTGAGCTGAACACGGGTCAGCCATTACGTAGACACTTTTCAGATTTCTTCCACAAGAGTTATGGCGGGATGGTAAATAGCGCACTCGTGTTCCGGACTATCACGGCCATTGGGAACTACGACTACATGTGGGACTTCATCTTCTACCAAAGTGGATCAGTTGAGGCTAAGGTCCATGCCACAGGATACATCTCTTCCTCTTACCTGGTAGATGGCAGTCTCAAACATGGTCACCAGGTGGCAGAAAATGTCCTTGGCAACATCCACACCCACTTCATCAATTTCAAGGTGGACATGGACATTTTGGGTGAGTTTCTAACCTGGTTTTGGGCTGTCTGCATGACTCACAGAGCCAGTTTTACCAATTCACTCTTGGAGCATCGGTAACCCCCGAATGGAAAGGTTTTTGTATGGATGGTGTCTGTCAACACAATTACAGTAAATATAAATAGCAATGTGTGGTGTGCTGCTAGCCACTGCCATACTGGGAAGCTCACGAGGTTATAGAAAAAGTCATGCAGAGCAATAAAAGTAATGGCTTTCAAAATACAATTATCCCTCCAGTCAACCAAATTATGATACTGTAATATATTTGACAAATACAGACTTATGTAATGAACATTACATAAGTGCCTTCCCCTCAGCATCAATGACATCGGCAcagcaataaaaaatatattgccTCATTATTCTCAACCAAACACCCTGTAAAgaaatgaatagtctggtgatcttcaatAAGTCTTCAAgagtctttcctcttcgctgtcctcatgcagacagctccGCAGCTGTGAGATCACCGCAGCGAAAACGGTTTCTGTAGAGCgatattcatttaagcaaatctgtctgtcaataacatCAGATATtcatcagcctaataaaggcgaaaacatgtgagttatcTAACACCCGAGTCAGTTTGCTGCTGAAttgctgctgacctctgaacCAGTTGCTGCTGCGCTGCCGTCATTATTGAGAGTTTCATTCattataaatgtgtttaaaaacgCGATCATCATTGGAACAGACAAAGCTCTGGAAGTGGGAAAAAAGGTTCTTGGAGCCATTCACTATAATTCCTGGTTCCTGCTCTGCAAACGTGAACTAGAACCATTTAAATGGTTCCCAGAACTGAATGAGCTGTCGTAACTATTACTTTCAGGATTACAGGAAAGACCAGCATTGTAGACAATGAATGACTTCCAACTCAGTCCAGTGGAAACATGGCCAATTCAGCATCTGCGCCCTGTAGCAGTCTACGCTATGACCAatgaaaaataagaataataagagtaataatcataatatgACTTTCAGGGTTGATGATGAAAACTCTTATTGAATGTATATTGCAGTAAGTTTGAAAAATGTCGTCAATATCTCATTGTGCAGGAGTGAAGAATGTATTCCAGACCAAAGACATGGAGTTTGTCAATACTTCTTTGCCATGGAAGCCTGAACATTTCGCCATGGTCCCTCAGCTTGTTGAAAAGACACTGAAAACAGAACAGGTCTGCTTGGACTTAATTCATTTTTTACCTCAGTCAAGATAGTTTTATCTAAGCACAGACTTGTGTTAAATATTTATCAAACCACCTGATAAACTCCTAAGTGcacaggaaaaaaatgtcatatGTCAAAAGTGTGATGTTGGCAGGATGCTGCTCTGCGTCATGACATGAAGACTCCCCGCTACCTCCACATTGCCAGCAAGAAGACCAACCGCTGGGGACACCAGCGCTCTTACAGGCTGCAGCTGTATAGTTTTGCTGGAGACCCCCT
The genomic region above belongs to Synchiropus splendidus isolate RoL2022-P1 chromosome 19, RoL_Sspl_1.0, whole genome shotgun sequence and contains:
- the aoc2 gene encoding retina-specific copper amine oxidase isoform X1, encoding MNSLVKWALILLALFSAVLNIVLICIHSHRAPKCSTQRIHHLQAKHDNRSQVFADLTQEEYLQVQRFMVGQKDLQISVSQITEPSQNFLFLIDLSLPRKAEVLGYLDNNRAPPVREATVVVFHGSQGHIKEYIVGPLPNPTYYRDVTKERYKKELPINARTVTVGEYVLLFSFLEKEVFSQLPKVMKESFDVDKDKSLNAFEQMPRGLHSGDRETWISFFRDVTGMYINPVGFEVLVNHRSVNASNWQVKQLLYNGQYFDSVEELRSKYDAGLVKKIIYKHSDDYSSLKPRIRPGQLPPQQFYIEGRRFSISGNQVLYLDWSFAFGLSSLTGMRVFDVRFKGERILYELSIQEAMSVYGSVTPGMILTKFLDSSIGIGRFAHELVRGVDCPHEAAFVDTYRYIDVPVPVRYKNSICIFELNTGQPLRRHFSDFFHKSYGGMVNSALVFRTITAIGNYDYMWDFIFYQSGSVEAKVHATGYISSSYLVDGSLKHGHQVAENVLGNIHTHFINFKVDMDILGVKNVFQTKDMEFVNTSLPWKPEHFAMVPQLVEKTLKTEQDAALRHDMKTPRYLHIASKKTNRWGHQRSYRLQLYSFAGDPLPESEPEERSMSWARYKLAITKHKDREQTSSSLYSQNNMWSPAVDFSQYLQDNENIEDEDLVAWVTTGFLHIPHAEDIPNTVTVGNGGRILLRPHNYYDHDPSVHSPDVVHFTSGSEDNCYNNRMACLAHETCSPSLEPFSYHGFDGVLRFEDWSE
- the aoc2 gene encoding retina-specific copper amine oxidase isoform X2; this translates as MNSLVKWALILLALFSAVLNIVLICIHSHRAPKCSTQRIHHLQAKHDNRSQVFADLTQEEYLQVQRFMVGQKDLQISVSQITEPSQNFLFLIDLSLPRKAEVLGYLDNNRAPPVREATVVVFHGSQGHIKEYIVGPLPNPTYYRDVTKERYKKELPINARTVTVGEYVLLFSFLEKEVFSQLPKVMKESFDVDKDKSLNAFEQMPRGLHSGDRETWISFFRDVTGMYINPVGFEVLVNHRSVNASNWQVKQLLYNGQYFDSVEELRSKYDAGLVKKIIYKHSDDYSSLKPRIRPGQLPPQQFYIEGRRFSISGNQVLYLDWSFAFGLSSLTGMRVFDVRFKGERILYELSIQEAMSVYGSVTPGMILTKFLDSSIGIGRFAHELVRGVDCPHEAAFVDTYRYIDVPVPVRYKNSICIFELNTGQPLRRHFSDFFHKSYGGMVNSALVFRTITAIGNYDYMWDFIFYQSGSVEAKVHATGYISSSYLVDGSLKHGHQVAENVLGNIHTHFINFKVDMDILGVKNVFQTKDMEFVNTSLPWKPEHFAMVPQLVEKTLKTEQDAALRHDMKTPRYLHIASKKTNRWGHQRSYRLQLYSFAGDPLPESEPEERSMSWARTSAVTTGNFSSSTDRFTHGMPF